The window TTGAGATTCGGTGGAAAAAGCCACCCCTGGTCCTGATGGTATTCCTTAAATACTGGTATTGTTGGTTTTCGTTGTTTTTTCATGCGACAATTTTATGTCGCATTAATTGCTTGTAAATTAATTTTTTTAAAAAAAAGAGGTGTCTTTTGGGACACCCCCATGTACACTATATTCATTATGAAATTTTTTAAGGAATTATTGCTGCTATTTTTCAATAATTATTCACTCATTTTTTTAATGTATAGCTCATTCCAAAATTTAAGGTAAGAGAGGTGGAGTTTTCCCTTATCCAGCCTGAGGCAATAATCTGACCTTATTCTTGCATGCAGTGATAACCTTTCACATCTCTAAAACCATACTGCATATAGTTATGATATGCATAATGCTAAGCAATTCATCCCAAAAATTAGACCAGGATAGCAACGGCTATGGCGGGTCTGCCTTTGTGTTAATTTATGTAATTATTCCTAAAATTTTAATATATATTTTAATATATACAATACCATCATAAAACCCGAAACTAAAATTAATAAATTATTTATATGCTGTATTTCACTATAATGTCTATTACTCTTTAAAATAATTTTTTTTACTGAATTTGTACACTTCAAAGATGTAGCTATTATGAAAATGCATATTAGCGCCAAAAAGGAAAATATTCCTGGTCCTGTTTTTTGTTTATCAAAAATATATACAAAATCAAGTAGAAGCAATATGTTCCATACAATGATAATAATGGCAAGAGGAATTATCTTAACTGGAATTCCATCTATTTTGATTTTATCATTAACAGAGTTTTTTACATCAGAATCAATAAAACCCATTGTACAAATTTTCTCAATTAATTTTACTGGATTTTTCCCAAAAGTCCAAAAAATCATTTTTTGGGGATAATTGTTGCGTGTATGATTAATTCTTATCCCCCATGAAAAAAATGGTATTAACCCGTATCTCTCAACAGAAATAATATCACCTCTTTTAAATGAATAATTCCCAAGTAGCATTACTTTTAGATTTAACATGTCTTTACTAATTGTCAATTTAGCAAACGGAAAAGTAACATTTATACAACCAATTCTTGCTCCACCAATAATAGTTATAGAATCGTGATTCATAGTGACCTCCGAAGCTACTATTATTTTCTCTACACGTTCTTGATGCTCACATATTACACTTTTCTACACAACTTGGCAATACAACACTCATCACAGTGTGGTTTTTTAGTACACACATCTTTGCCATGTTTTACTATTAAGGCATGATATTCATTATAGTCGTATACTGTGCCTTCAAAGTGTTGATGAAAGAATTGTTGCACTGCGGTATAATCTTCAGTACCTGCTAAAAGACCAACACGCGTGAATATGCGCTTTGTGTAGGCATCCACCACAAATATTTTTCTATCCAGTGCATACAACAATATTGAATCAGCAGTCTCAGGTCCAATACGGTGTAGCGATAGCAACTGTGTACGCAACGTTTCGGTGGGAAGCGTTTGCAGCATTTCAAAGTTAAAATTGTAGTGTGCAAACCAGCGTAAAAATGATGCAATGGCACCTGCTTTCTGGTTATAATAGCCTGAAGATTTTATTAAAGGAGCTATCGCCTCCACCTTTTTTTTGAAAAGCTTTTGTGGGTTCAAAAGATTATGTTTTTTAAGATTTCCAATTGCTTTTGCAGCATTGGTCCATGAAACATTTTGTGCCAGTATTGCACCGATAGTTACTTCAAATTGAGTTTCACCCGGCCACCAGTGCTGCGGCCCATAGTGCGATAGTAACTGTTGATAAATTTTGTTTACGATGTGCATGCATTAAAAACTTACCGGCAAGCGTTTGCCCTCATGCTGATCAACAAGGATGTCACCATCTTCCTTATACTTTTTCAGCATAAAATGCGTTACAGTTGACTGCACGTGGTCAATTGTTGCTAGCTTTTCAGCAACAAAAGATGCAACTTCACGCAGAGATGGCCCTTCAACCAGCACAAGCAAATCATAACCGCCGGACAGAAGATACACGGAAGTAACCTCAGGAAAACGGTAGATAATCTCAGCAACTGAGTCAAACCCAACACCGCGTTGTGGTGTAACCTTTACTTCTATGAGCGCCCGCACTTCATGCTGTTTTATACGTTGCCAGTTAATATGTGTTTTATATCGCAGGATGATACGGTCTTTTTCCAGTTTCTTTATATATTTTTGTACCCTGTCAACACTTACATTAAGTTGCTTTGCTATATCTTCTGGCGTTGCTTTTGCATCATTGGATAAAATTTCCAGAATGTCTTCACCTAATTTATCAATTGAATATGGTTTCATTGTTTATTCCTCCAAAAAAATTTTCCTCTCAACTCAACCACATTGTATATTTTTAGTCAATATAAATTACTTGCATAATTTGTTATGTGTGGCAGTACAATACATCGATTTGTTACTATGACAGATACTATTTCATTAATTAATAGTAAATACCAAATTTTATAGTTACATCAGCATGAAAAAACCATATCTTTTTATCATACCTCATGGTGGTTACAAAGTACCTGATGAACTGGCTGAGTTATGTATACTTAGCCAGTTAGAATTATTTTTTGAAGCTGATACAGGGGCAACTGAATGCTTTAAACTGAAAGAATTAGGCACTGTGATAAGCACTCCTGTTCACCGGCTGTTTATTGATGTTGACCGTGATCCTTATATGCTCCCGCCAAAATCACATAATGGTGTTATCAAGACAGCTACCTCACAGAAAAAACAAATTTTTCCAGCGGGGATATTCCCTGACGAGATTGCAATTGCTGGCATGATTAAACGATACTGGTTCCCCTTCCATACCAAAATTGAACAGGCACTGGGAACAAGCCGTTTTATTGTTGTATGTCACACGGTTGCACCTGTTGCACCACCGATTGCTACTGATGCCGGAAGCCCCCGCCCCATTATTACGCTTGAGCATATCACCAGCAATGGAAGTGATATTACAACCTGTGATGAAACACTCACAATAAAGTTATTGGGAATTTTACAGAAGGCTTTTGCCAGTGAAAAATATACTGTTACCACACCCTTTAGTATTGCCAGGCCTTCAAAGCGTTACATCATGTACAAATACGCAAAACATTTATTGCCAATCATTCGGATTTCACTGTCAAAAGCATTGTTTGTAAACGAAAAATATTTTGACCCGCAAACCCTCACCATTGACCCTGATCGTATCCAGAGCATACAGCAAAGACTCTATGAATGTTTTGATACGTTTACACGTTTTATGTAAAAATAAGCTGGAAAAATAGATTCTTAATACAGTATTTGTACTATTAATATTTCCCTCTTGCTTTAGAAAAAAATTAACAAATTACATTTAGCTTTCGTTTGCAATGCATAAAATATATTGCTTGAAATTATAATATATTTTTTTTATATTTGGAATGAATACTATATATTTATTATAGTATATATACTGAAATATTTGGCAGTATTTATTACTAAACTTTTTTCAAGCTAGAAATTCTTGATTAATATAATCATTTTAAAAAACTAATAATTCAAAGAGGGAAATTAACATGAATGCAGTAAAATCAATATATAAAAATGCCCCCAGTAGCATACCTGTACCTAAAGAATTTCAAAGGAAAAACATCGAGGTAATTTTTTTGCCTTTAGAGGATGAAAATAACGTTACTGACATAAGCAAATTTTTTGGGGCAATTCCAGATTTTCCTGAACGCGCACCACAGGGCAAACTTCAAACAAGAGATTGCTTCTAATGAATTATCTTCTAGACACTAACGTCTGTATAAAATTTATAACAGGGAGAAGTATTGCACTCAAAGAAAAAATAGAAACTGCTAACATATCTTCTTTAATTTATATGTTCTGTTGTAAGAGGTGAACTTGAATATGGTGCAAGGAAAAGCAATAATCCTGAAAAAACTTTAGCAATCTTAAAAGAATTCCTTGCATGTTTTCCTGAAATCAGCTATGATTCATCAGCAGCTGAATGCTATGGTATTATACGAGCTGAATTAGAGAAACAGGGCACTCCCATTGGTCCATATGATATGCAAATTGCTGCTATAGCTCTTGCAAATAACTTTACACTTGTAACACATAATATCAAAGAATTCCAACGCATTAAAAACTTACGTATTGAAGATTGGGAATAGAGAAACATTAACAAAACTAAAAAGGACCTGTATAACCTCATCACCACTCTTTGTTCGTTATATACTCATACGCGCTGATTGATGCGGTGGCACCATCAGCTGCTGCCATAAGCACCTGCCGGTATGAGCCTTCCCTTAAGTCACCTGCAGCAAAAAGCCCCTTTATGGGAGTGTGCATATGCATATCAACCTTAACCTGCCCGGCTTCATTTAAAACTTCCTTGGGCAGGTATGCAGTGTTGGGATTGAAACCAATAAATATAAAAAGCCCATCAACAGCTAATTGGTGTTGTGCGTTTGTTTTTTTATTCAAAAGGCTTATTGTTTTTACTTTTTCATCGCCAATAACCTGTGTCACGACAGTATCTAAAACCAGTTCAATCTTTGGATTTGAGCACACTCTATCCTGCAATATTTTTTGCCCCCTGAATTCATCACGCCGGTGAATAAGGTACACCTTTGATGCAAAGCGTGTTAAATACAGTGCCTCCTCAAGCGCGGTATTGCCACCTCCAACAACGGCTGTCACCATATCCTTAAAAAAAGCTGCATCACAGGTGGCACAATAGGAAACACCTCTGCCGGTAAACTCCGATTCACCTGGAACACCCAAGCGTTTGAGTGATGCACCAGTTGCTGCAATTACAGCACGCGCCTCAAGGATACCACCATCTGTTGTTTTTATTTCAAATACATCATTAACTTTCCGCACCTGTTCCACATCTTTGCTTTCTATGGTTACTCCTAACCTTCGTGCCTGCTGTTCCATGTTGCTTGCCAGCTGCCAGCCTTCAACAGGTTCAACAAAGCCCGGATAATTTTCAATTTCATAGGTCAGCATTACCTGTCCGCCAGGTGATATTTTTTCCAGTACCAGCGTATCAAGACCTGCACGCACCGCATAGATAGATGCAGCCATACCAGCAGGCCCGGCACCAATAATGATAAGTTCTTTCATGTAATAAGTCCTCCTCTAAAAATTTTAGATTTGATTTTTATAACAACTCAATAAAATGGAGCAAACTCACTCTGTTATTAAAAAAAACTACTTTAGCATATACCATTTTAAAAACTTTTATGAATACTATAGAGCCACTGCTATCAATTGCAACACTACCAACGACAAAATTATCCATAAAAATGGATTGATGTGCTTAAATATATTTTATAGTTACTATCGCTTATAGTAGTATTAAACCACGGTATTTTAGATTTTTCTAAAATACTATCTTTAATAAATCAAATTTTTTCTTTTGACATGTTACATGTTTACAAAAACTAATGTCAAATACTTTATAGTGTGCTATATTTTTTGATATTTATTTTGATCAGAAAAACTATTCACATCATTAATATCATTATTACCCGTTAGCATATTGTCTGGAACTATCGCCTATTAAAATATGTGGGCGATAGTTACCGATAAAAATCCAATACTAAAGAGTGAGGCTATGGAAGAAATAATCAAATACGGAAAAGGCAGCATCAAAGTCCCCGACAACCCGGTAGTACTTTTTATAGAAGGCGATGGAACAGGACCCGATATCTGGCGAGCAACAAAGATTGTACTGGATGCAGCAGTTAAAAAAGCCTATGGTGGCAAACGCACCATACAATGGCAGGAAATTCTTGCTGGTGAAAAGGCATTCAATATGACTGGAAGCTGGCTTCCCGATGAAACACTGGAAAAAATTAAAAAATATAAAGTTGCCATTAAAGGCCCACTTACCACACCGGTTGGTGGTGGCATACGAAGTATTAATGTTACATTGCGTCAGGTGCTTAAACTGTATGCATGTGTGAGGCCGGTGCGCCATCTGGCTGGCGTACCAAGCCCGCTGAAAAATCCTGAAAAAGTTGATATGGTTATATTCAGAGAAAACATGGAAGATGTGTATGCAGGCATTGAATGGAAGCAGGGCACTCCTGAAGCAAAAAAGATCATTGATTTTTTAAACAACGAAATGGGCCAGTCATTAAGCTATGATACTGGCATTGGGGTAAAACCTATAAGCATAGAAAATACAAGAAATATCGTGCGGGCAGCACTGCGCTATGCTATTGACAACCAGCGCTCAAGCGTCACAATAATGCATAAAGGCAACATAATGAAATTTACCGAAGGTGCATTCCGCGACTGGGCATACCAAACAGCAAAAGAAGAATTTGCAAACTACATCATCACCGAAGATGAGCTGTGGTCTACCTATAACGGCAAGGTACCTGCAGGTAAAATTGTTATTAAAGACCGCATTGCAGACGCCCTTTTTCAGATGGTGCTACTGAGACCTGATGAGTTTGATGTGATTGTGACACCAAATTTAAATGGCGACTATATTTCTGATGCGCTGGCTGCGCAGGTTGGTGGTCTTGGCATGGCACCAGGTGCAAACATTGGCGATGATGCAGCAGTATTTGAAGCAACACACGGTACTGCACCTAAGTACGCCAATCAGGACAAAGTTAATCCAGGCTCGCTTATCTTATCTGGCGAAATGATGCTTCGCTTTATGGGCTGGAAGGAAGCTGCGGATTTAATCATAAAAGGATTGGAAAAAACCATTCAGCAAAAGCGCGTGACCTATGACTTAGAACGGCAGATGGAAGGCGCTACCCTTCTTAAATGTTCTGAGTTTGGTCAGGCAGTTGCCGATAACATGTAATTACACCGGTGTTTTCCAGATATTAATAACGGGATCATCGTTACACTTTTTGCAGAAGGCTTTGGTATTGCCATGCCCGCATCCATAGCACCATATATCAAAAACACGGCAATCTTTGCATAGTGCTTTGCCACACCCATCACAGCGCACCACTGCTTCTTTTGTGTGGCAAACCTCACACAGTATACCCGACACAATTTCCATTTATTTACCCAAGCAAATCATAGTTGTGCTATCGCTTTTCCGGATAGCCTGTTATATCACGTATATCCTGATATAACGGTTGTAATCTGTCGTACAACCTTTTATAAACTTTTTTATATAGCTTATCATAGATAGCTACATCCTTTGGATTGGGGTAGAACACCTTACCAACCCGTGTCATAGCACTCACAGCGGTTTTAAAATCAGGATACAGCTTCAAACCCACTGCGGCATCTATAGCAGCACCAAGCGCTGATGTTTCAAACGTATGGGGGCGCTCGGCTGGAAGGTTAAAAATATCAGCAGTAAGCTGCATTGCCACATCACTCTGGGCACCACCTCCGGATACCCGCAGTTTTTCAATAGGCACCTTATTTCGCTTCTGTGTACGTTCTGCACCCTCACGCAGTGCGTATGCTAACCCTTCAAGTATTGCACGGTAAATGTGTACACGGGTGTGAACATCACCAAATCCAATGATTGCACCTTTAGCTTCAGGACCGGGAATCTTAACCCCGGGTGACCAGTATGGCTGTAGTGTAAGCCCCATTGAGCCTGGTGGCACTTCCTTAACCAGTCTGTCAAAAAGCGCTTCAGGTTTTAAACCCATCTTTTTAGCCTGCAGTTCTTCGCGCGCTCCAAACTCCTTTACAAACCAGCTTAACATCCAGAAGCCCCTGTACACCATTACCTCTGTATTATAGGCCCCGGGCACCGCGCTTGGATATGGCGGGAAGAAGGGGATTATTTCCACATAGTTCGTATTGGTTGTTTCCACCGTGGCAGTGGTACCATAGCTTAAACAGGCAATGTTTGGCGTTAAGCAACCCGAACCTAATACCTCGCATGCTTTATCAGCTGCACCTGCAATAAGTGGCAAACCCTGTGGTATCCCTGTTTCATTACAAGCTTTTTTGGTTATATAACCTAAAACTTCAGTGGGTTTTACCAGCCGCACCAGAGTATCCCTGCTCATGGGGAAAAGCTTCCACTTTAGATCTGAAGCAGGTGCCCAATCCTGAGTCTTGTAATCAAACGGAATAAACCCTACCTGGCAGCCTGTTGAATCAACAAAATCACCGGTTAATCTGTATGTAAAAAACCCGGAAAGAAATAAAAACTTATGTGTCTTTTCCCATATTTCTGGCTGGTACTGACGTATCCAGTTTGCTTCAGCCTCCGTAATAAAATATTCTACAGCATCAAGCATGTTTACAAGTTTTAATCCTGCTTTGATATACCATGGCAACGTAACAATTGACTTGTCAGCCCTGCGCTGATCAAGCCATACAATAGCAGGCCTCAGTGGCTTGCCATTTTTATCCACATTAATCACCGTATCGCGTTGAGTGGTAAGCGTAACACCACGGATATTATCCTTTTTTACTTTCCCTTTAGCTAATAGCTTTTTGGTAGTTGTGCATAGCGTTTTCCAGTAATATTCAGGGTCCTGCTCGGCCCAGCCGGGGTAATTACTAAAATATGGCTCTATGGGAGTTTTTACTATATCAACAACATTCCCCTGTAAATTAAAGACTATTGCCCGTATGGACTGTGTTCCAGCATCAATAGACAAAATAAGTTCTGAATTTTTAGCCATAGCGCTCACCTGTTATTCAAATAATTTTTTATATGCAACCCTATCGCTTATATAGAGCGTATGCATTAAATATTAATAGTATCGTTGTATGACATATAGTGATTTTTTATCAACATAAAAATTATAACAATGTATACTAAAAATTATGCGTACCTTAAAAAAACCGCTTTCTTCATTACTGAGCTTTTGCAATAAAAAAAGCAGTTTTATCCAAATATATTGTGCCCACAAGGAAATATCCCTAAAAAATAGTTTTTAAAAGTTCCCTTATCTATTGAGCAACAAATTCTTCCCTTCTGCTATAAGTTCATCTGTTTTTTGCTTATGAATTTCATCAAAAAAGTTTTGTAATTCATCAACTATCTCTACAATCCACTGCCAGTAGGTCTGTATATCATCATTATCAAATGCAATAAAACCTTTGTAATCAGCATCCTTCCTTCGCATATAAAGGTTAGTCAGATAATTATATATATTCTTTTTCACTGTACCTGATTTAATAAAATGCTGAGCAAGCAATACCTGTATTCCTTCATGTGAAATTGGGAAATACCCCCGTGTTGCCAGTATATACCTGGCAAGCCCTCCAGCAACATAAAATAAAGCTGTAACACATTCCCGGTAATTGTTGGCTTTGTAATTTGCAATGAAACTTAAGAGCTTACTTTCTATAAGGTTGTAAATGTCATCTAATCCCTGTGTTGTCTCAACCATAGTGTATAACCCTTTTTAATTTCTTTGCCAATTGCAGATGTATCCAAACTGTTGGTATCAACAACAAGAAAATGAACTAGTATTTCCGGTGAATTATCAATAATCCATTGCTCAATTAATTTCTCAAGCCTTTTAAAATCTGATAGTTGCTCTACAATAACTGCAACATCTACATCACTGTATTCATTGCTAAGTCCTTTGCTTCGTGAACCATACAAAACAACACCTGTTACCTCATTATAACCTGTTATATAATCTATAAAGCGTGAAATTAATTGTTCTTCGTATGGTGTTAATTTTTTGCTTTTTATCATTTATATATAATCCATTTGTATCTTGTTATACTAAATTGTTTTAAAATACACTAACCGTCAAATTAACCACAGGGTAGTAGTAACTAAATAACATTGCAAGACAATTTTTTTATGGTATTGTACTGTGTTACGTGCTTTTCCCAGTACGTCCGCTTGGTGTGGTGTTGTGTAGATGTTTTCCCCATACTTGTTTCCCCCGTATGTACTTTTTTACTTTACTCTACATACAGAATATATGCATAGTTCTATTCACCTGTAAAGATGGGGTTAATTTGACGGGTACATTTATTCATTTTCTTAATTGAACTTTAACAATGTTTTTATTGAGTATTGTAGCAATTTTTTTAATATCTGATAATTCAATTTTTACATTTTCTAAAACACCTTCAGAAAATCTTGCCCCTATAATATTTGATCCAGTACTTTCGACAAGGAGTACAATTCTCTTTGAAAAAATATACAATACAATTGCAACTACTACAAAGATGAGTATTATCCATGTTCTAAATGAAAATCCACATTCTGATATTGAAACAAAAAAAAGTAGTATTGCAATTAAGATCATCCGTAAAATATTAATATTTCTTGAATAACCATATGCTGTTTCAGCAATTTGAGAATAGGGTATAAATTCCCGCATAACAGAAATAGGTGTTTTGACAAAATAATAAAATCCTTCAGAAACGGCATAAAATTGAAAATCATTTTCAATATTAAGTTTTTTTAACAACCAGCTTATTATCCCTGTTCTTCTAGCATAAATTACAAATTTATTAGAATTTTCATCTATTGATAGTTTATAAATTGCTATTGATGGTCCCCAAAATGAAAATCGTGACCATCTTTCCGTTATCTTCCAAATGAAAAAAACAAGTGGAATAAGAATTATCAAATAATAAATTCCAAACATGAAATTCCCCCTGTTAATATTTTTGGCTTATTCCTTATTTTTGTGAAAATTGTATACTATGTAAAAAAATAGTAGCCAATCCCATTACAAATTTTACGATGTCTTTTCATAAGGAAAAAACTCATAAAAAGTAAGACGAGATTAAAACTACTAGCAAAATTATTAGAAATACCTGGCTGTTTTGTCAAGAAAATACCAAGACGAGAAAAGATATTATTTTAACGGTTGAAAAAAGGATATCTGAGGTAGCCAAGCAAACTTAAGCACAATGAAAGATAGGCGCTATCAAGTAGTTGACTGTACTCTGTACTGTGCTATACTGTTCATTGTAAAAATTTATGGGGTATTATGTTTACACTTATTGAAACAAAACCTGTTGCGCATAACCATTATTTACTCACACTGCACACTGATTGCACT is drawn from Spirochaetota bacterium and contains these coding sequences:
- a CDS encoding Lrp/AsnC family transcriptional regulator, producing MKPYSIDKLGEDILEILSNDAKATPEDIAKQLNVSVDRVQKYIKKLEKDRIILRYKTHINWQRIKQHEVRALIEVKVTPQRGVGFDSVAEIIYRFPEVTSVYLLSGGYDLLVLVEGPSLREVASFVAEKLATIDHVQSTVTHFMLKKYKEDGDILVDQHEGKRLPVSF
- a CDS encoding FGGY-family carbohydrate kinase, with product MAKNSELILSIDAGTQSIRAIVFNLQGNVVDIVKTPIEPYFSNYPGWAEQDPEYYWKTLCTTTKKLLAKGKVKKDNIRGVTLTTQRDTVINVDKNGKPLRPAIVWLDQRRADKSIVTLPWYIKAGLKLVNMLDAVEYFITEAEANWIRQYQPEIWEKTHKFLFLSGFFTYRLTGDFVDSTGCQVGFIPFDYKTQDWAPASDLKWKLFPMSRDTLVRLVKPTEVLGYITKKACNETGIPQGLPLIAGAADKACEVLGSGCLTPNIACLSYGTTATVETTNTNYVEIIPFFPPYPSAVPGAYNTEVMVYRGFWMLSWFVKEFGAREELQAKKMGLKPEALFDRLVKEVPPGSMGLTLQPYWSPGVKIPGPEAKGAIIGFGDVHTRVHIYRAILEGLAYALREGAERTQKRNKVPIEKLRVSGGGAQSDVAMQLTADIFNLPAERPHTFETSALGAAIDAAVGLKLYPDFKTAVSAMTRVGKVFYPNPKDVAIYDKLYKKVYKRLYDRLQPLYQDIRDITGYPEKR
- a CDS encoding endonuclease produces the protein MHIVNKIYQQLLSHYGPQHWWPGETQFEVTIGAILAQNVSWTNAAKAIGNLKKHNLLNPQKLFKKKVEAIAPLIKSSGYYNQKAGAIASFLRWFAHYNFNFEMLQTLPTETLRTQLLSLHRIGPETADSILLYALDRKIFVVDAYTKRIFTRVGLLAGTEDYTAVQQFFHQHFEGTVYDYNEYHALIVKHGKDVCTKKPHCDECCIAKLCRKV
- the icd gene encoding isocitrate dehydrogenase (NADP(+)), with product MEEIIKYGKGSIKVPDNPVVLFIEGDGTGPDIWRATKIVLDAAVKKAYGGKRTIQWQEILAGEKAFNMTGSWLPDETLEKIKKYKVAIKGPLTTPVGGGIRSINVTLRQVLKLYACVRPVRHLAGVPSPLKNPEKVDMVIFRENMEDVYAGIEWKQGTPEAKKIIDFLNNEMGQSLSYDTGIGVKPISIENTRNIVRAALRYAIDNQRSSVTIMHKGNIMKFTEGAFRDWAYQTAKEEFANYIITEDELWSTYNGKVPAGKIVIKDRIADALFQMVLLRPDEFDVIVTPNLNGDYISDALAAQVGGLGMAPGANIGDDAAVFEATHGTAPKYANQDKVNPGSLILSGEMMLRFMGWKEAADLIIKGLEKTIQQKRVTYDLERQMEGATLLKCSEFGQAVADNM
- a CDS encoding N-formylglutamate amidohydrolase; the encoded protein is MKKPYLFIIPHGGYKVPDELAELCILSQLELFFEADTGATECFKLKELGTVISTPVHRLFIDVDRDPYMLPPKSHNGVIKTATSQKKQIFPAGIFPDEIAIAGMIKRYWFPFHTKIEQALGTSRFIVVCHTVAPVAPPIATDAGSPRPIITLEHITSNGSDITTCDETLTIKLLGILQKAFASEKYTVTTPFSIARPSKRYIMYKYAKHLLPIIRISLSKALFVNEKYFDPQTLTIDPDRIQSIQQRLYECFDTFTRFM
- a CDS encoding nucleotidyltransferase domain-containing protein, whose translation is MIKSKKLTPYEEQLISRFIDYITGYNEVTGVVLYGSRSKGLSNEYSDVDVAVIVEQLSDFKRLEKLIEQWIIDNSPEILVHFLVVDTNSLDTSAIGKEIKKGYTLWLRQHRD
- the trxB gene encoding thioredoxin-disulfide reductase, translated to MKELIIIGAGPAGMAASIYAVRAGLDTLVLEKISPGGQVMLTYEIENYPGFVEPVEGWQLASNMEQQARRLGVTIESKDVEQVRKVNDVFEIKTTDGGILEARAVIAATGASLKRLGVPGESEFTGRGVSYCATCDAAFFKDMVTAVVGGGNTALEEALYLTRFASKVYLIHRRDEFRGQKILQDRVCSNPKIELVLDTVVTQVIGDEKVKTISLLNKKTNAQHQLAVDGLFIFIGFNPNTAYLPKEVLNEAGQVKVDMHMHTPIKGLFAAGDLREGSYRQVLMAAADGATASISAYEYITNKEW
- a CDS encoding PIN domain-containing protein, giving the protein MCSVVRGELEYGARKSNNPEKTLAILKEFLACFPEISYDSSAAECYGIIRAELEKQGTPIGPYDMQIAAIALANNFTLVTHNIKEFQRIKNLRIEDWE